ATTCAGAACCGCTGTTTGCATattatgaatttttttcccctccgttcTCATGAGTGTTGAAACCACAACCAGAATCTGTGTAATGATACTGCCgccctctccctctgccagaCCAGGTATTATTTACTAGCTTTTACCCATACTCTTGTAACCTCAAGATTTCTCAGGATTTGCCTTCGGATTTGGAAGGGTCAAATTAATATCAACCACATATTTGCCACAACGTTTGTTttggctgggggcaggcagggagggcagttGCATGAAACGCTCATCTGATTTCCATCACATTACTAAATTGTAACCTGAGCCATTTTACTGGAAGAAATATGCTGTTTCTATCATTGGGAGCAATGAGGAAAGAGTCAAAGACCTGGAAGCAAAAAGGTCCAAATTTCTACTGCTAATACTATTTTGCCCTTTATCCAGGCCAACCGCATTTCTGAAGCACAAGAGAGAAAGTAGAAGAGTTAGGGCCATTTCTAGCAAATCACTTCCAGTAAAAAGTAACTGCAAGAAAAGCACACAAGACACGAGAGTTCACAATTAAGGATCAGATTTGCAAGTTCGTGCACAAAGTGTAGCTGCAAATTCTTCCAGAGACCAAACTCAATTTCCATTTGATCCCTATGTGCACACAAACAAGGACTGCAGACACGACTGCTGAAAATCTGGCCCTAAACAATTTTACTAAACAAACTGAATTAACAGACTATGCCCACACAGACAAGCACAAGACACAGTGAAGTTAGTCAACACCTACACTTTCAGCTGATGgggcctttttcctttttttcggTGTGCACTGCACCCAGAAACTGGACCAAGTAATCGTTGATTATACTTGTCTCCATTGCTGCTTGTTCTGAGATATTAGCGCTGCGACTAACCATTTCAGGCAGCACGTGTTCACCTCCTCCTTGGATGAAAAAGATGCATTCCTGTGATCTACACTAAGGCATCAAAATAAATCTATACAACAAATCTAAACAGTGATATTGCCTCAAGGCTTGTAAGAGAACAAAGTAAAGCCTTAAGGGACCAGTTTAACATCATTTGCTCCCCTCATATCAAAGTTCAAGGCATTTGAGAGACAGAACTAAACATCAAGACAAGCTTTAACTATACTCTGGTCAATACAAAACGCATTTAATGAATTGTTGTCTAAAACTGTTAGACAAGAGGGACAAGTAATTTAGTGTTACATGCAACAGATGTTACTCATACCACAGAACTCTATACATAAAAGCAGTTTCCACCTACATCCTTGATACAAACCAGAAAATTAGTTCAGTAGtaatttaaatactattttgTGAATTCAATAAAAATTCTATTTTCTCTACAGAACACTGCATGTTTCACAGTCAAGTTTATCCTCAGCAACTTAGTGTTTATAATCCACTTAGTCATACAACATAAGTGTCTCTCTGATATTCATGTTCAAGAAAAAACTCCTAAAATTAGTTAAAgtaattctttaaataaatggGTATGCAGTTGGAATTCTTCATATTTAGAAGCTGACAAGGGcaaaaagcagcacagcaccAATTACAGAAAGTAGCTGAACCGATACATTTTGGTGTCACAGAGTAGTCTGAAACAcaaaaaatttaacttttctgaATCACACCATCAACGTTCTATCGCACTGATTTAAGTTAACTGAAACAATATTGCTACCACTTCTCAGTCTAAAAACTAAAATAGATCTCTTAATACTCTTCTATCCCCAGCAAGTCTGCTGGGaatgttgtttgtttgttcatttttaaagcaaggacACTTCTGCCTGCCAAGTTGAACACAAAGTATTTGGTTTAAGATTTTAAGACCGAAGGCACTTTTAACATTCAGCCTTAGAATACTGAGTGCAGAAACAACATTTACAATTTTGTTCCTTTGTTTAAATctgcagtttaatttctttttttaattagttattaGAAAGAGCAATGATAGCACTATATCACATTTCATTTTCGGGAGCACATTCACTTACTTATCCCACTAAACAGGTTGCCCTTCCAAGGGATCTTATGTGTGTCAGGCCTAAAGTTCGTTTCCCAATATAGCACAAACCAAAGATCCTGACGAAGATCAATTAAGTAACTGCTTCTTCAGTGTGCTACTTGGTTATCCCACTCAGTGGTTTCCACTGCAAATTGCAATACTATACTGCAGCATTCATATAACATCAAACATTAGTAACACTGGCTGTCTGACCACAGTTTAAAAATGGAACAGCTCTGCATGGAAATTAAGTCCTTTCAAAGAACACTTTGATACACCAACCCCCAATCTGCAAATAATATCCCCGTGGCAGCTTTCTATTGACCACATTAAGCTATTTTCATTCTGTACAGAAATTAATGAAGTTGTGGTTTAATGAACATACTTCAGGTTTCAGCTTTAATTCCATTTTCGTtactggagacaaaaaaaaaaacaaacccaaaaaggaacaaaatccaaCCATCATTCTTGTGAAAGCACTAGCAGTGAGTGCAGCAACATGGTGTTCTCTATAGAGGTCACTTCTTCCATCGTGTCAGGCGACTATTAGCTGAACACTCTGACAGCTCCTAGGCTAACAAAACTGATTGTACAGTGAGTTCTCCAGGGATGAAACcagtatttctaattttatttacagtataAGTCCTAGTCAAATCTAAGTccatcagctaaaaaaaaaaaagtaatacacaTACTGTAAACATGGCAACATTAAATATGGTAATGCTAGTCTAGAATATTTAATGTCGTGATCACATCTTGTTATACCTGAATTTATATACAGGATATTTTATAGCAAGTGTTACCCACTTCACaagtggagggggaagagagagagtcTAGGTTTTACTGTGGCTAAAACTCCTTCAAAGTAAAGTTAAAGCTTGTCTTTGATTGTATCAGAGCTTTCTTTCATAACCACATTTAAATTGAAGAttagcacaaaaaaaattatctaggGCCCCTtcaaatttataattaaaaattcagttatGATTCTCAGGGAAAGTGTCTGATATGGAGAataaaaaattactgcaaaataaacTTAATGGAAGTTGGGTCTTCAGACTGTCAGTCAAAAGTTCAAACAGGCGTTATTCCTGTTTGGGTTGGAGTTGCCGTTTCCAGGCCTCGTTCAAATAAACTAGTCGTTTGTAGTTGATGATAAAGAGAATGAAGTTCAGCAAATATGTGATGACGCAGACAATGCAAAATTCCTTCAGCACGAAGTACAGAATGTATGCCAAGTACAATGACCCTACTACAGACACTATGGAGGATGTCATGAGGATTAGAGCTGCTACTGCACTTGCTGTCATACCtgcaacaagagagagaaagttACTAGTGCTGCTCTCATTCCCCCCTTCGACACAAAGCAAAAAGCCTAAGCACTCTAATTCAAACTGAAGGCTACTCAGCAAGTTTGTATTACATAAAAGTCTGTTTAAAGTACCATGAGTTCAAGATGGCTGACAAATCACTATTTGGAGGGGAGCTTCTAGGTTCTGTAGGACAGTCCTTTGGTAAGAAGTATGTGTAGTATTTACCATCTTCCGTATTCCTGAGTTACGGGAAAGTTACAGGTTGGTCAAGTTATGCCTATCAATATTAATAGCTTTATAGCAGACCATATAGATACGAAGAAATATGTATACATTACATTTCATGCACTTTTTTGCCTGCTATCTCTATTACTCCTGCAAAACTtgtaaattccatttttatttcctctcttttctatCATGCAATCCAATGCTAAATATATTAAGTGAAAATACCAGTGCAGCAACTGTTTTGACACTTATATTAATAGcgtagcaggaaaaaaatgcaattgctcTTGTTATCAGTTGCGTTTTTAAGCCCTTTGGACAGATGTATCGTTAGACTGgtgctaaaaaaaaagataagtcaCATGCATTTAGCTGTTCTCTTGCAGACTGCGCAACGTATAAAGCACTCCTCTTTCATCATCACAGACCTGTTATGTACTTTAGGCTCTAAACCGAATTAATACTTACCAAGTAGCATTTGTAGTATATAAAACACGAGTCCAAAAACACTGTTTGACTGATTTATTGCACTGTCCTTTCCAAAGATGGAACCCAACAGACCGAATCCTCGACCCCATCTGTAAAACAGTGAAACTAATTAACTTGTATTTGGGCACCTATTGCTTTACATCAGTATTTTCAGTTCATCcctgttggggggaaaaaaaaaaaagtagatacaTATATTCTGGCATGACCACTGCAGTCCTATATGAAGTTCCGGGTTATCTTGAAAAACCAAGCAGCTTGCAACAGGGGTTGCACTAGGTACAATTTTATCCCACACATTGCCGATTAAAAGTTATTTGACACACCAGAAACTGCCACGTTCACACAGCTGCAACTTCACCAAATACCATGTCTGCTTCCTAAGGTtgtagtttaaagctcttttgtCAAATAAACACCTCCTTCCTCCAACGATAGCTTTAGCAGTTCTCTCCACCAAGTAAGCTGGACACATGCTCACTACACAGCTGAGGGAAAACGGTACAACTTGGTAACTAGTCATtaccagctctgccagcacttACCTCCCTGGCATCAGAGCAAGCAAATCAGAACATGTTTGCACTTCAGCTGCTCCTGATCAGTCTAACACCTTAGGAGGAACCCAAATCTGTCAAGCAGACAAGCTGGGGATAGTGCCATAACAAGATTCACAGACCTCATTTGTTAGAGCCCTCGCACAGTGCAACATTTTGAACTAGCATCTTAACCACAAAGTGACTTTCAACTTCTTAGTGATAAGGTAGAAAGCGGTACAAGCCCTACAAAACTGCTGCTGCAATAAGGGGGATAAAAGATTAaatttgcaaatgtatttgtgcTAGAAACCATTAATTTGATGCCCTAAGGCAGATCACGCCATTATTTGTAAAAGCAAAGTAAGGACTGTATTTATTAGTGCCACTTGAAAATATGAAGAGAAGTTAATGCTACTTCAACATGCAACTTAATTCACTTACAAGAGAACGTTAGGATATCTGCCAGCGTGTCTTTGGAGCATCAAGTCAAGCACTACATAAATGTAAGGCTAGGTTCACATTATCAGGTTAACTGTCATGTAACTGTGTAAAAAAAGCACAACTCCTCACTGCTGTTGCAGCAGAAAACGCTAGCATGCTACATTTATGCCAGCAGAAGTGCAGTTTCCAAATAGGTTGTTGTACTAGAGGCAATGGTTCTACTACACCAAGGCACAGTATAGGTTTGCTCTCTGCATGCTATAGGAACATTGCTGATATACTTCACCGTATATCTGAGACCAGTGAAAGACCAGGGGGCTACCACCACATTACAAGCAGTTTCATCACATGAGAAAGGTACCACAATAAGTACAATTTAATACCATCTCCAAAATACTTCATGATCTCACAGCCATTTGtgcaatattttcaaaacatattcaaattaatcattttaattcAAACTTAGTAACTGTCTGCAACTATTATAGCCAGGTCTTGTGCTCTTCTTCCCAAGAAACCGAGCAGAGAATTAGGTACCAATTCCTAGAAAGCATGTTTACTgcataaacagtaaaaaaaccaaacatacttTCAACTAGTTAGGTCTCAAATCTTGTAAAATGACTGAAGTGAAACTTATGTGCAAATATAAACCTTCAAGCCAGCACAGAAGAGACCGACACTTGTTTTACCACGGGAACAATGCCTCGCACACCAGAGCTGCAAAGCGTTAGAAGACACAAAGTCAACTGCTTGGGAAGCAGTGCAATACTGCCTGGCTCCTTGCGGTTATCCCAGCGCAAGTTTGGGGCTATGCAAACTGCGAGGGACAAGACTGGTTACATATCCTCCCTGCAGCATCTGAAGGCCAACAGTCCCAATTAACGTATGGTATAGTTTGTGGGCAAAGTAGTATCAAGGATGGATGGCAAAGATCCAGAAAAACAGCTGTAGAGATGCGAGGGCAGCACTTCACAGCTAAGGGAGCCACACTTCCAAGAGAGAGGGATTTTAAAAAAGACCAAATGCCATGCAACAATACATAAGCAAACATTATAAAGAAATACTGCAAGTTCCAAAGAATCTCAGCTACGACGAGACCTTCCTCCCACAGACTGAACATTATCTGGATTTTAAGTgagaactgttttattttttagcctTACTTTGGTAAGATGGTCACAGCACGTGTAATGATTGTTTCATGTTGTCCAGCTACCAAATGCAGTATCAAAGAGCCAGACAAATATATTAAAGGTAtcatcattttgcatttaatagtctatttttatttttctgtattaccACATGTATAGATGCTTCAGCTTACTATCCACAGGTGCAATTTATTGTTCTAGTCTCCAAGTGAGAATTCTTTGTAGGGTGACATTAAACTCTATTTGAACACACTCAGGCTTTCCTTACCAAAAGACTAACCAGCATAACTCAAAGCATGCCTAAGTCTGTGGTTCAGCATTAGCCTAGCTCAAAGTAACTGCAGGATGCTGGATTCCTACCCTCTCCCTGCCCTAGCTGTATGCTCTCACTTCTTCTGATGCTCATGAGATCTTGTCATGTTTGAGAGCAAACTCAGGCTTAGAACATCAGAAACTTTAGACTACAGAATCTTCCCCTACAGTTATTCTACAAGTGAATAAAGTGTTGCTGATGGAAAGATAACAAGTTCAAGCCCTTCCTGACAGTCAGTGTCCCCAAGTGATCTGTTCATAGCTGCAAGAAGGTCAGAGCATGGTGAAAGCTTTTTCCACAGGCAATAGTTCATTAAGTATCTTGTTGGCCTTGTAGCAGCTTTAAGGACATCAAGTATTAAATTTCAGTCCGTGGAGTACAGCTCTAATCTCGCATCTTGTTCCACACACTTCAAGACAGCTAAGAAGCCTGTGGTTTAAGATGAAACACTTTTTCCAGCCTTATAAGGTTTGAGGTGTGAGGAAGTTTTCTGCATCAATCTGAAAAGTAAGATATTTAGACTTTGTGTATTTCTATTTCCATCTAATTTCTCTACTGAAGAAGCTAAGTAATCTCCTAATTCTACCAAGGAGGTCCCAAAAGCCACTAAAATGCACAATGAACCAAGCACTTTTGCAAGCAATTGGAGGAAGACGACAATTGAGTATTATCTTCCTTCTCACGCCAAAATCACACCTGAGTTATGATAACTTTGAAAGTCTAAAAACATATGGCAAACAAATAGCAAGAAGAAAGATTGCAGTCCTAACAATaaactccaagaaaaaaaaaaaaatcagtaaaaaggaCTATAAACTGCTCAGAAGTTCTTACAGAACTTGCCTTTCTTATAAAGAACATAATTTACAAGAACTATTGTTAACTCGGATCCATTTTGTGGATACAGAATGCTAAGTAAAATGAACTGCACTAATTAAAGAGTTGcttgcacagcaaaataaaacatagtCCAACATCACCAACTTTTTCCTGGTACTGTCTTGTGGCTCCCCATCCCTGAAGGAGTCAAGTGTTCCATTGTGAAAATCATGCTGAAGTCACCCTGCGTGATTCAGAGC
This DNA window, taken from Mycteria americana isolate JAX WOST 10 ecotype Jacksonville Zoo and Gardens chromosome 15, USCA_MyAme_1.0, whole genome shotgun sequence, encodes the following:
- the VKORC1L1 gene encoding vitamin K epoxide reductase complex subunit 1-like protein 1 isoform X1 — translated: MAAPVLLRVSVPRWERVARSAVCAAGILLSLYACHLEREKGRDLHYQALCDLSERVRCSAAITSRFPVSNYFSSCFLKMGSRIRSVGFHLWKGQCNKSVKQCFWTRVLYTTNATWNTEDGKYYTYFLPKDCPTEPRSSPPNSDLSAILNSWYDSKCSSSSNPHDILHSVCSRVIVLGIHSVLRAEGILHCLRHHIFAELHSLYHQLQTTSLFERGLETATPTQTGITPV
- the VKORC1L1 gene encoding vitamin K epoxide reductase complex subunit 1-like protein 1 isoform X2, which translates into the protein MAAPVLLRVSVPRWERVARSAVCAAGILLSLYACHLEREKGRDLHYQALCDLSERVRCSAAITSRFPVSNYFSSCFLKMGSRIRSVGFHLWKGQCNKSVKQCFWTRVLYTTNATWYDSKCSSSSNPHDILHSVCSRVIVLGIHSVLRAEGILHCLRHHIFAELHSLYHQLQTTSLFERGLETATPTQTGITPV
- the VKORC1L1 gene encoding vitamin K epoxide reductase complex subunit 1-like protein 1 isoform X3 produces the protein MAAPVLLRVSVPRWERVARSAVCAAGILLSLYACHLEREKGRDLHYQALCDLSERVRCSAAITSRWGRGFGLLGSIFGKDSAINQSNSVFGLVFYILQMLLGMTASAVAALILMTSSIVSVVGSLYLAYILYFVLKEFCIVCVITYLLNFILFIINYKRLVYLNEAWKRQLQPKQE